A stretch of Anaeromyxobacter dehalogenans 2CP-1 DNA encodes these proteins:
- a CDS encoding outer membrane beta-barrel protein, which yields MKRMLISVLAVLALAPFAAQARNLSPGTLELSGSTQLGFSTTSTEVDGDPNDFDQDIWTVHGSGLVYIAPNLGIGLVLGHQNVETTYGLDKTESSTTTFGPTIGFNVSLAQQLSLKLNGNLVFARGSQDDLDMDGFGWGVGAGLSFFPVSYLSIDAGLGYQALYLEDDVNRDWDISGLNVGVGLSVYFGGR from the coding sequence ATGAAGCGGATGCTCATCTCCGTCCTCGCCGTCCTCGCGCTGGCGCCGTTCGCCGCGCAGGCCCGCAACCTGTCGCCGGGCACGCTGGAGCTCTCCGGCTCGACCCAGCTCGGGTTCTCGACCACGTCGACCGAGGTGGACGGCGACCCCAACGACTTCGACCAGGACATCTGGACCGTCCACGGCTCGGGCCTCGTCTACATCGCCCCGAACCTCGGCATCGGCCTCGTCCTCGGGCACCAGAACGTCGAGACCACCTACGGCCTCGACAAGACCGAGTCCAGCACCACCACCTTCGGCCCGACGATCGGCTTCAACGTGAGCCTGGCCCAGCAGCTCTCGCTCAAGCTGAACGGCAACCTCGTGTTCGCGCGGGGCTCGCAGGACGACCTCGACATGGACGGGTTCGGCTGGGGCGTCGGCGCGGGGCTGAGCTTCTTCCCGGTGTCGTACCTCTCGATCGACGCCGGCCTCGGCTACCAGGCGCTGTACCTCGAGGACGACGTGAACCGCGACTGGGACATCTCGGGCCTGAACGTCGGCGTCGGCCTCAGCGTCTACTTCGGCGGCCGGTAG
- a CDS encoding nucleotidyltransferase family protein: MFAPIVLAAGGSSRMGRSKLVLELGGVSLLRRVARAAADAAVGPVVVVLGDAAERARPELEGLPCTIVADPALTSRGMNASLAAGLAAVPALAAGAVVLLADMPLVDAAAIRALVVRHRASGAPLVATRDGDALAPPVLYHRALFAELAAGGEGDGIGRALLRRHADRLQVVDAPAGTLADVDGPADLERLRARLGEGGTR; the protein is encoded by the coding sequence ATGTTCGCGCCCATCGTGCTCGCGGCCGGCGGCTCGTCGCGGATGGGCCGCAGCAAGCTGGTGCTCGAGCTCGGGGGCGTCTCGCTGCTCCGGCGCGTCGCGCGCGCCGCGGCGGACGCGGCGGTGGGCCCCGTGGTGGTGGTGCTCGGCGACGCCGCCGAGCGCGCCCGGCCGGAGCTGGAGGGCCTCCCCTGCACGATCGTCGCGGATCCCGCCCTCACCTCGCGCGGCATGAACGCCTCGCTCGCGGCCGGCCTGGCCGCGGTGCCCGCCCTCGCGGCGGGCGCGGTGGTGCTCCTCGCCGACATGCCGCTGGTGGACGCCGCGGCGATCCGCGCCCTGGTGGTGCGCCACCGCGCCTCCGGTGCGCCGCTGGTGGCGACCCGCGATGGCGACGCCCTCGCGCCGCCGGTGCTCTACCATCGCGCGCTGTTCGCCGAGCTGGCCGCGGGCGGCGAGGGTGACGGGATCGGGCGCGCGCTGCTGCGGCGTCACGCGGACCGGCTGCAGGTGGTGGACGCGCCCGCCGGCACGCTCGCCGACGTGGACGGTCCGGCCGACCTGGAGCGCCTGCGCGCGCGGCTCGGCGAGGGAGGCACGCGGTGA